The following coding sequences are from one Muntiacus reevesi chromosome 17, mMunRee1.1, whole genome shotgun sequence window:
- the LOC136148569 gene encoding olfactory receptor 13C7-like, which produces MEASNQSTVTEFVLLGLSAHPKLEKTFFVLILSMYLVILLGNGVLILVTVLDSRLHTPMYFFLGNLSFLDICYTTSSVPLVLDGFLTPRKTIPFSACAIQMFLSFGMGATECVLLGMMAFDRYVAICNPLRYPVVMRKAVYVPMASSSWLAGGANSLVQISLAVQLPFCGDNVINHFICEILAVLKLACADISINVVSMGVANVVFLGVPVLFIFISYIFILTTILRIPSAEGRKKAFSTCSAHLTVVVIFYGTILFMYGKPKSKDPLGADKQELADKLISLFYGLLTPMLNPIIYSLRNKDVKAAVKNLVVQKHSTQ; this is translated from the coding sequence CTAGAGAAAACATTCTTTGTGCTCATCCTGTCCATGTACCTGGTGATCCTGCTAGGCAATGGGGTCCTCATCCTGGTGACCGTCCTTGACTCCCGCCTGCACacgcccatgtacttcttcctggggAACCTCTCCTTCCTGGACATCTGCTACACAACCTCCTCAGTGCCCCTGGTCCTGGATGGCTTCCTGACCCCCAGGAAAACCATCCCCTTCTCAGCCTGTGCCATACAGATGTTCCTCTCCTTTGGCATGGGAGCCACAGAGTGTGTGCTTCTGGGCATGATGGCGTTtgatcgctatgtggccatctgcaacccCCTGAGATACCCCGTGGTCATGAGAAAGGCTGTCTATGTGCCCATGGCATCCAGCTCCTGGCTGGCTGGTGGAGCTAACTCCTTGGTACAGATCTCTCTTGCAGTACAATTACCCTTCTGTGGGGACAACGTCATCAACCACTTCATCTGTGAGATCCTGGCTGTCCTGAAGTTGGCCTGTGCTGACATCTCCATCAATGTGGTCAGTATGGGGGTGGCCAATGTGGTCTTCCTGGGGGTTCCAGTCCTGTTCATCTTTATCTCCTACATCTTCATCCTCACCACCATCCTGAGGATCCCCTCAGCTGAGGGGAGGAAAAAGGCCTTCTCTACCTGCTCTGCCCACCTCACTGTGGTGGTCATCTTCTATGGGACTATTCTTTTCATGTATGGGAAGCCCAAATCCAAGGACCCCCTGGGGGCAGACAAACAGGAACTTGCAGACAAACTCATCTCCCTCTTCTATGGACTTCTGACCCCCATGCTCAACCCCATCATCTACAGCCTCAGGAACAAGGATGTTAAAGCTGCTGTGAAGAACCTCGTGGTTCAGAAACACTCTACTCAGTGA
- the LOC136148557 gene encoding olfactory receptor 13C7-like translates to MKLANQSTVAGFVLLGLSDQPKLEKTFFVLILLTYLVILLGNGVLILVTVLDSRLHTPMYFFLGNLSFLDICYTTSSIPLVLDGFLTPRKTISFSTCAIQMFLSFAMGATECVLLGMMAFDRYVAICNPLRYPVVMRKAVYVPMAAGSWLAGGANSLVQISLAVQLPFCGDNVINHFTCEILAVLKLACADISINVVSMGVANVIFLGVPVLFIFVSYIFILTTILRIPSAAGRKKAFSTCSAHLTVVVIFYGTILFMYGKPKSKDPLGADKQDVSDKLISLFYGVLTPMLNPIIYSLRNKDVKVTVKNLVNQKCFPK, encoded by the coding sequence atgaaactgGCCAACCAATCCACTGTGGCAGGATTCGTCTTGCTGGGGCTGTCAGATCAGCCGAAGCTGGAGAAGACGTTCTTTGTTCTCATCCTGCTCACGTACCTGGTGATCCTGCTGGGCAATGGGGTCCTCATCCTGGTGACCGTCCTTGACTCCCGCCTGCACacgcccatgtacttcttcctggggAACCTCTCCTTCCTGGACATCTGCTACACAACCTCTTCCATCCCTCTAGTCCTAGATGGCTTCCTTACTCCCAGGAAAACCATCTCTTTCTCCACCTGTGCCATACAGATGTTCCTCTCCTTTGCCATGGGAGCCACAGAGTGTGTGCTTCTGGGCATGATGGCGTTtgatcgctatgtggccatctgcaacccCTTGAGGTACCCCGTGGTCATGAGAAAGGCTGTCTACGTGCCCATGGCTGCCGGCTCCTGGCTGGCTGGTGGAGCTAACTCCTTGGTACAGATCTCTCTTGCAGTACAATTACCCTTCTGTGGGGACAACGTCATCAACCACTTCACCTGTGAGATCCTGGCTGTCCTGAAGTTGGCCTGTGCTGACATCTCCATCAACGTGGTCAGTATGGGGGTGGCCAATGTGATCTTCCTGGGGGTTCCAGTCCTGTTCATCTTTGTCTCCTACATCTTCATCCTCACCACCATCCTGAGGATCCCCTCAGCTGCGGGGAGGAaaaaggccttctccacctgctctgCCCACCTCACTGTGGTGGTCATCTTCTATGGGACTATTCTTTTCATGTATGGGAAGCCCAAATCCAAGGACCCTCTGGGGGCAGACAAACAGGATGTTTCAGACAAGCTCATCTCCCTCTTCTACGGGGTGTTGACCCCCATGCTCAACCCCATCATTTACAGCCTCAGAAACAAGGATGTGAAGGTCACTGTGAAGAATCTCGTGAATCAGAAATGCTTCCCTAAGTGA